From the Phycisphaerae bacterium genome, the window TGTAGTGTTTCCCACGAAGTGAGACATTCGGGCGGGTAGAATAGGAGACGGTTTTGGGGTCGGGAGTGGAGGGGGAACCAGGGTTCCCAGGTTCCCCCTCGGGCTCCCCCTCCTTCCTTCTTTCCCCTCCGAGGGAAGAAGGAGGCGGCCGAGACGGGACGGTGGCGTGGTCGCATCAAGGAGAACCGTCATGAGCGAATCGAAGCCGCGTCGTGCGTGGACGGCGGCCCGGAAGCTGCGGATCGTCTTGGAGACCTTGGGCTCGGACGTGAAGCTGGCTGAGGTCTGCCGTCGGGAAGGGGTCTCGCCCAATCTGGTCTACAAGTGGCGTAAGCAATTGGCCGGGTCGGCGGAGGCGATCTTCGCCCGGCCGTCCAACGGCCGGGACATCGATCGCCGGACGGCGAAGCTGACCGAGGAGAACCGCCGGATGAAGGACGTGATCGCCGAGATCACGGCGGAGAACCTG encodes:
- a CDS encoding transposase, coding for MSESKPRRAWTAARKLRIVLETLGSDVKLAEVCRREGVSPNLVYKWRKQLAGSAEAIFARPSNGRDIDRRTAKLTEENRRMKDVIAEITAENLELKKTLSD